In Nitrospira sp., a single genomic region encodes these proteins:
- the grpE gene encoding nucleotide exchange factor GrpE, giving the protein MSENDKNANIIDNLDEDGVIDSPAASGESGEAALQQALVAKAEELKALNDKYLRHAAEFDNYKRLAQRDQREQIRFGNEQLLKELLPTVDNLERAIKAAKTDGSNDSLIQGVDLTLKQLLTVLGRFGVQAIETVGKPFDPSAHQAVASVPSDSVPAQHVVEEFQRGYRLHDRILRAAMVTVSTGEAADGTDDIN; this is encoded by the coding sequence GTGTCTGAAAACGATAAGAACGCCAATATAATTGACAACTTAGATGAAGATGGTGTCATCGACTCGCCCGCAGCATCCGGAGAATCGGGCGAAGCGGCGTTGCAACAGGCGTTGGTCGCCAAGGCTGAAGAGCTGAAAGCGCTCAACGACAAATATCTGCGGCACGCCGCCGAGTTCGACAACTACAAACGCCTGGCCCAGCGGGACCAGCGAGAACAGATCAGGTTCGGCAACGAACAGCTGCTCAAGGAACTCTTACCGACGGTCGACAATCTGGAACGGGCCATCAAGGCGGCCAAGACCGACGGGAGCAACGATTCTCTGATTCAAGGCGTCGACTTGACCCTGAAACAATTGCTCACGGTGCTGGGGAGGTTCGGAGTACAGGCCATAGAAACGGTCGGCAAACCCTTCGACCCTTCCGCCCATCAAGCCGTGGCCTCCGTACCGTCAGACAGCGTGCCCGCCCAGCATGTGGTGGAGGAGTTTCAACGAGGCTATCGCTTGCATGATCGCATCTTGAGAGCCGCCATGGTGACGGTGTCGACGGGCGAGGCGGCGGATGGAACGGATGACATCAACTGA
- the dnaK gene encoding molecular chaperone DnaK, with protein sequence MGKVIGIDLGTTNSCVAIMSGGDPVVIANAEGSRTTPSVVAITDKAERLVGQIAKRQAITNPENTIFSVKRLMGRKFRSKEVQEALKRLPYKVVEADNGDAHVELRGKRYSPPEISAMILQKMRQTAEDYLGEKVTEAVVTVPAYFDDSQRQATKDAGQIAGLNVLRIINEPTAASLAYGLDKKKDERIAVYDLGGGTFDVSVLEIGEGVFEVKSTNGDTYLGGDDFDLRVMDWLVDEFKKDQGIDLRKDRMALQRLKEAAERAKIELSSSQETEINLPFITADASGPKHMVIKLTRAKLEQLVDDLIQRTIDPCKKALADAGVSPRDINEVVLVGGMTRMPKVIQVVKDFFGKEPHRGVNPDEVVAIGAGIQGGVLKGDVKDVLLLDVTPLSLGIETLGGVFTKLIERNTTVPTKKSQVFSTAADNQTAVTIRVFQGEREMANDNKLLGQFDLVGIPSAPRGMPQIEVTFDIDANGIVHVSAKDLATQKEQSIKITASSGLSKEEVEKLVKDAQAHTEDDKKRRKAAEAKNQADNLLYQTEKNLSEHGDKIAPEEKSKIEEAIANLKKAMEGQDADAIESATQALTTASHKLAEEMYKKASANTSASAGAGDASGQQHNGAKTDEKVVDAEFEEVDKDKK encoded by the coding sequence ATGGGTAAAGTCATCGGCATCGATTTAGGGACCACCAATTCCTGCGTGGCCATCATGAGCGGGGGCGACCCCGTGGTCATCGCGAACGCGGAAGGCAGCCGGACCACCCCGTCCGTCGTCGCCATCACGGACAAGGCCGAACGGCTGGTCGGCCAGATCGCTAAACGACAGGCCATCACCAATCCGGAAAATACGATTTTCTCCGTCAAGCGCCTCATGGGACGCAAGTTCCGCAGCAAGGAAGTCCAGGAGGCCCTGAAGCGCCTGCCCTACAAGGTCGTCGAAGCCGACAACGGCGATGCGCACGTCGAACTTCGCGGCAAACGCTACAGCCCGCCGGAAATTTCCGCCATGATCCTGCAGAAGATGCGGCAAACCGCCGAGGACTATCTCGGCGAGAAGGTCACCGAGGCCGTCGTGACGGTGCCGGCCTATTTCGACGACAGCCAGCGGCAAGCCACCAAGGATGCGGGACAGATCGCCGGGTTGAACGTGCTCAGAATCATCAACGAGCCCACCGCGGCGTCGTTGGCCTACGGGCTCGACAAGAAGAAGGACGAACGGATCGCCGTGTATGACCTCGGCGGCGGCACGTTCGACGTGTCGGTGCTCGAAATCGGCGAAGGCGTCTTCGAAGTCAAGTCCACGAACGGCGATACCTATTTAGGCGGCGACGACTTCGACCTCCGCGTCATGGACTGGCTGGTCGACGAGTTCAAGAAGGACCAGGGCATCGATCTGCGGAAGGATCGGATGGCGCTGCAGCGTCTCAAGGAAGCGGCCGAACGGGCCAAGATCGAATTGTCGTCCTCCCAGGAAACCGAGATCAACCTCCCGTTCATCACCGCGGATGCCAGCGGACCTAAGCACATGGTCATCAAGTTGACGAGGGCCAAGCTCGAGCAGCTCGTCGACGACCTGATCCAGCGGACGATCGATCCTTGTAAAAAGGCGCTGGCCGACGCCGGCGTGTCGCCGCGCGACATCAACGAAGTGGTGCTCGTCGGCGGCATGACCCGGATGCCGAAGGTCATTCAGGTCGTCAAGGATTTCTTCGGCAAGGAACCGCACCGAGGCGTCAACCCGGACGAAGTCGTGGCCATCGGCGCCGGCATTCAGGGCGGCGTGCTCAAGGGCGACGTCAAAGACGTCTTGTTGCTGGACGTGACGCCTCTCTCGCTGGGCATCGAGACCCTCGGTGGGGTCTTCACCAAGCTCATCGAGCGGAACACGACCGTTCCGACCAAGAAGAGCCAGGTCTTTTCAACCGCTGCAGACAACCAGACGGCGGTGACCATCCGCGTGTTTCAGGGCGAACGTGAGATGGCCAACGACAACAAGCTGCTCGGCCAGTTCGACTTGGTCGGCATTCCTTCCGCTCCCCGCGGAATGCCGCAGATTGAGGTCACGTTCGATATCGACGCCAACGGTATCGTCCATGTCTCGGCGAAGGACTTGGCGACGCAAAAGGAACAGTCCATCAAGATCACGGCCTCCAGCGGTCTCAGCAAGGAGGAAGTGGAGAAGCTCGTCAAAGACGCGCAGGCGCATACCGAGGACGACAAGAAGCGCCGCAAGGCCGCCGAAGCCAAAAATCAGGCGGACAACCTTCTCTATCAGACGGAGAAGAATCTCTCCGAGCACGGCGACAAGATCGCGCCGGAAGAAAAATCCAAGATCGAGGAAGCCATCGCCAATTTGAAAAAGGCCATGGAAGGCCAGGATGCCGATGCGATCGAATCCGCCACGCAGGCGTTGACGACCGCATCGCACAAACTGGCCGAAGAAATGTACAAGAAGGCGTCGGCCAATACCTCGGCAAGCGCCGGTGCGGGCGATGCGTCGGGCCAGCAGCACAACGGCGCCAAGACCGACGAGAAGGTCGTGGACGCCGAGTTCGAAGAAGTGGACAAAGACAAGAAGTAA
- the dnaJ gene encoding molecular chaperone DnaJ, whose product MPSVAKRDFYETLGVERTASEDEVKKAYRKLARQYHPDLQTGDQQKKHAEEKFKEINEAYEHLSDQEKRKRYDMFGHAGTQGGTGFEGFDFGRGGGFGDVFNDIFEDFFGGQRGGARPERGNDLQYNLELTFEEAVYGKDAKLKIPRWESCGDCKGTGAKSTAAIKTCPSCKGAGQIRLQQGFFSVSRPCGQCDGAGRIVTEPCPACQGRQRIYRERTIAVHIPPGIETGMRLRLANEGEHGVNGGPPGDLYVAITVKPHPVFVRKGNDILCDVPINFVTAILGGKIEVPTLKGPTVLKVPAGSQPDKVLRLKGLGIPSLKGQTTGDQLYTIKIQIPTKLTGRQKELLTEFGKESGMSMEPDGDGFFDKMKTFFE is encoded by the coding sequence ATGCCTTCCGTGGCGAAACGCGATTTCTACGAAACATTAGGTGTCGAGCGGACGGCGAGCGAGGACGAGGTCAAGAAGGCCTACCGTAAGCTCGCCCGTCAGTACCATCCCGATCTCCAAACCGGCGACCAACAGAAAAAGCACGCCGAAGAGAAGTTCAAGGAGATCAACGAGGCCTACGAGCATCTCAGCGATCAGGAAAAGCGCAAACGTTACGACATGTTCGGGCATGCCGGCACGCAAGGCGGCACCGGATTCGAGGGCTTCGATTTCGGCCGTGGCGGAGGCTTCGGAGACGTCTTCAACGACATTTTCGAGGATTTCTTCGGAGGGCAACGGGGCGGGGCACGTCCCGAGCGCGGCAACGATTTGCAATACAACCTCGAACTGACGTTCGAGGAAGCGGTCTACGGTAAGGACGCCAAGCTGAAGATTCCCCGTTGGGAATCCTGTGGCGATTGCAAGGGAACCGGAGCCAAATCTACCGCGGCGATCAAGACCTGCCCCAGCTGCAAAGGCGCCGGACAGATTCGACTCCAGCAAGGCTTCTTCAGCGTCAGTCGTCCCTGCGGTCAGTGCGACGGCGCGGGCCGCATCGTGACCGAGCCCTGTCCCGCCTGCCAAGGCCGCCAGCGGATCTACCGCGAACGGACCATCGCCGTCCATATTCCACCCGGCATCGAGACCGGCATGCGCCTGCGCCTCGCCAACGAAGGCGAGCACGGAGTCAACGGAGGGCCTCCCGGAGATCTCTATGTCGCGATCACCGTCAAGCCTCATCCGGTCTTCGTACGCAAGGGCAACGACATTCTCTGCGACGTGCCGATCAACTTCGTGACCGCCATTCTCGGGGGCAAGATCGAGGTGCCCACACTCAAAGGCCCGACCGTCCTGAAAGTTCCGGCGGGCAGCCAGCCGGACAAGGTTCTGCGCCTCAAAGGCTTGGGCATTCCAAGCCTCAAAGGACAGACGACCGGCGATCAGCTCTATACCATCAAGATCCAGATCCCCACGAAGCTCACAGGCCGTCAAAAGGAACTGCTCACCGAATTCGGGAAAGAGAGCGGCATGTCCATGGAACCGGACGGCGACGGGTTTTTCGATAAGATGAAGACGTTCTTCGAGTAA
- a CDS encoding 16S rRNA (uracil(1498)-N(3))-methyltransferase, giving the protein MPTFFVASDAVTPLVVRIEGPLLKHLRDSLRLQLGETLVLTDDRCRRYRTTIMKVTAQSLECHIVATTLAPVRESPSLILIQALLKGEKMDWVIQKATELGVDHIVPVQTKNAVVKIHPDRVEHQRARWERIALEAAQQSERWTVPTIAAPTELSKAIASYPFATKFVLAERSAEPSLTSVLLPDGTDQAILLLIGPEGGWDSGELRQAADIGFQAVTIGARILRAETAAIVAISIVQSRLGELG; this is encoded by the coding sequence ATGCCCACCTTCTTCGTGGCTTCCGACGCCGTTACGCCGCTTGTGGTCCGTATTGAAGGGCCGCTCCTCAAACACCTGCGCGATAGTCTCCGGCTTCAGCTTGGCGAAACGCTCGTTCTCACCGACGACAGGTGTCGGCGGTATCGAACGACGATCATGAAGGTCACGGCGCAGAGTCTGGAGTGTCACATCGTCGCAACGACTCTTGCGCCGGTGCGGGAAAGCCCGTCGCTCATCCTTATCCAGGCTCTTCTGAAAGGAGAGAAGATGGATTGGGTGATCCAGAAGGCCACTGAGCTGGGCGTGGATCACATCGTCCCCGTTCAAACCAAGAATGCGGTGGTGAAGATCCATCCCGATCGGGTCGAGCACCAGCGCGCGAGATGGGAACGCATCGCACTCGAAGCGGCGCAACAGTCGGAGCGCTGGACTGTTCCGACGATCGCCGCGCCGACTGAGTTGTCCAAGGCGATAGCCTCTTACCCTTTTGCCACGAAATTCGTGTTGGCTGAACGATCGGCGGAACCTTCCCTCACGTCGGTTCTCCTGCCTGATGGGACGGACCAGGCCATTCTGTTGCTGATCGGCCCGGAAGGCGGATGGGATTCGGGAGAACTTCGCCAGGCCGCCGACATCGGTTTTCAGGCGGTGACGATCGGCGCACGCATCCTTCGCGCAGAGACCGCGGCGATCGTCGCAATCAGCATTGTGCAGTCTCGATTGGGCGAATTGGGATAG
- a CDS encoding YCF48-related protein gives MRLSFGPMSITRLLLLILVLGFSSHASSEPILKTVPQKTGTEVTLMGLYFRNPQVGWAVGAGGTVLKTIDGGQKWKKIPSGTTALLTGVLFVDDKRGWIVGANGTIRHSTDGGATWAPQPIDTQTPLYGLSFVSPQEGWVVGGNGTILHTTDGGDSWADQSSTTSAALYAVQFVTPRRGTAVGAVGTVLATEDGGATWVAQETQGSVTLFDVFFSDSTTGWAVGNAGAMFHTTDGGGRWVDRTLPCTKTCTRLTDLLRIRFTDPKTGWIVGERGMVYHTTDNGFTWTEQGSIAGVSLFGLAFPDPLHGWTGGEKGTIVQLKIGK, from the coding sequence ATGCGCCTCTCGTTCGGTCCTATGAGCATCACCCGGCTCCTCCTTCTCATCCTCGTCCTTGGTTTTTCGTCACACGCCTCATCCGAGCCGATTCTGAAAACCGTCCCGCAGAAAACCGGCACGGAAGTGACACTGATGGGCTTGTACTTTCGCAATCCCCAGGTCGGATGGGCTGTGGGAGCAGGGGGTACTGTGCTCAAGACGATTGACGGGGGGCAGAAGTGGAAGAAAATTCCGAGCGGCACGACAGCTTTATTGACGGGAGTGTTGTTTGTCGACGACAAACGGGGGTGGATCGTCGGAGCGAATGGGACGATTAGACACAGCACCGACGGCGGGGCCACTTGGGCGCCGCAACCGATCGATACCCAGACGCCTCTGTACGGTCTCTCATTCGTGTCGCCGCAGGAAGGATGGGTCGTCGGTGGGAATGGAACGATTCTCCACACGACCGATGGCGGCGACAGTTGGGCAGACCAATCCAGTACCACTTCCGCAGCGCTCTACGCCGTACAGTTTGTGACCCCGCGTCGGGGAACTGCGGTCGGCGCTGTCGGGACGGTCCTCGCGACAGAGGACGGAGGGGCAACCTGGGTTGCGCAGGAGACTCAAGGTTCGGTCACTCTGTTCGATGTCTTCTTTTCGGATTCCACGACCGGGTGGGCTGTCGGCAATGCCGGCGCCATGTTCCACACGACGGACGGAGGGGGTCGTTGGGTCGATCGCACGTTGCCCTGTACCAAGACCTGCACGAGATTGACCGATCTGCTTCGCATTCGGTTCACCGACCCCAAGACAGGCTGGATCGTCGGCGAACGCGGCATGGTTTATCACACGACGGACAACGGATTTACCTGGACCGAACAGGGGTCGATCGCAGGTGTCTCCCTCTTCGGTTTGGCGTTTCCCGATCCATTGCATGGCTGGACCGGCGGGGAAAAAGGGACGATCGTGCAGCTGAAGATCGGCAAATAA
- a CDS encoding IPT/TIG domain-containing protein: MKTLVSLGGVVLLSWHAAALAAPPETALHVEPSTGVPGATVTIVGHGLGAFKSMQANQVTFGGIPALIQRWDPDVVEVKVPSKAQTGPVEVRIGKKKLRAGTFTSVFPKITSINPAAIEPGHTVEIVGEHFGVTAGPRDPNTMFGVNDVLIGGVTVRPRRWKDEKIEVEVPANAKSGEVVVRLSSSDPLPDGSCCAPVQYVLSNPVSLKVIPVVQVDPLHGPAGTKVVLFGQEFGTAREAGDDVLIGGRPAAVVQWTDRSIVAHVPMNAETGPVVLKRKGQERTVATFTVETPKATGVSPTGAPIGTMIRIRGEHFGAYSESGSTPYNYVDFDTGQNRVEIGGVPAVIYRWHDDRIDVWVPFSAKSGPVVVKRGAPKPNADGSCCTEVGIVSTEAGTFAVVVPVIESFSPASAGLDDIVTIKGSGFGTFIKTTEATQPGLAEGAFKLHQMELGENVSRTEVLFNNIGAIVVSWTDTEIKVRVPHRHLFGIGKQGQFNPDLSTGPLVIRRGSWDMLPDGTCCTAKKWLTLEAGTFTIEAKGMPDQSFFETRPEGSTND; this comes from the coding sequence TTGAAGACGCTAGTGAGCCTGGGGGGAGTTGTCCTCCTGTCGTGGCACGCAGCCGCGCTGGCCGCGCCGCCGGAAACTGCCCTCCATGTCGAGCCCTCGACAGGAGTTCCCGGTGCCACGGTTACCATTGTCGGACATGGGCTGGGCGCGTTTAAGTCGATGCAAGCCAACCAGGTGACGTTCGGAGGAATTCCGGCGCTGATCCAGCGTTGGGATCCCGACGTTGTCGAGGTCAAGGTTCCGTCGAAGGCGCAGACAGGTCCGGTTGAGGTGAGGATCGGGAAGAAAAAGTTGCGCGCCGGAACCTTCACCTCCGTCTTTCCGAAAATTACCTCCATCAATCCCGCCGCCATCGAGCCGGGCCACACAGTCGAAATCGTCGGCGAACACTTTGGGGTCACCGCCGGTCCTCGTGATCCGAACACGATGTTCGGAGTCAATGATGTGCTGATCGGGGGCGTCACCGTCAGGCCGCGGCGATGGAAAGATGAAAAGATCGAGGTGGAAGTTCCAGCCAACGCGAAGTCCGGCGAAGTGGTGGTGCGATTGTCCTCGTCCGATCCGCTTCCCGACGGGTCCTGTTGCGCCCCGGTGCAATACGTCCTGAGCAATCCCGTGTCCTTGAAGGTGATTCCTGTGGTACAGGTGGATCCGTTGCATGGACCGGCTGGGACGAAGGTGGTCTTGTTCGGTCAGGAATTCGGCACGGCCAGGGAAGCAGGCGATGATGTATTGATCGGCGGGCGTCCGGCTGCCGTGGTGCAGTGGACCGATCGGTCGATCGTGGCGCACGTACCCATGAACGCTGAGACAGGACCGGTCGTGCTCAAGCGAAAGGGACAGGAGCGGACTGTCGCGACCTTTACGGTGGAGACCCCCAAGGCCACAGGCGTTTCGCCGACGGGCGCCCCCATCGGAACCATGATCAGGATTCGAGGCGAGCATTTCGGAGCCTATTCGGAAAGCGGCTCCACCCCCTACAATTATGTGGACTTCGATACCGGGCAGAACCGCGTGGAAATCGGCGGTGTGCCGGCGGTGATTTACCGTTGGCACGACGACCGGATCGACGTCTGGGTGCCGTTCAGCGCGAAGAGCGGTCCGGTAGTCGTCAAGCGAGGGGCTCCGAAGCCGAATGCCGACGGGTCCTGTTGCACCGAGGTTGGGATCGTCTCAACCGAAGCAGGAACCTTCGCCGTCGTTGTGCCGGTGATCGAATCGTTCTCGCCTGCCTCCGCAGGACTGGACGACATCGTGACCATCAAAGGGTCTGGATTCGGGACCTTCATCAAGACGACTGAAGCGACTCAACCGGGACTCGCCGAAGGGGCGTTTAAGCTCCATCAAATGGAGCTCGGCGAAAACGTCTCCCGCACGGAGGTCCTGTTCAACAACATCGGAGCTATCGTCGTGTCGTGGACCGACACGGAAATCAAGGTTCGTGTTCCCCACCGTCACCTCTTCGGAATCGGGAAGCAGGGGCAGTTCAATCCCGATCTCTCGACCGGGCCTCTCGTGATTCGGCGCGGATCCTGGGACATGCTGCCCGACGGGACCTGTTGTACCGCCAAGAAGTGGCTGACCTTGGAGGCAGGGACATTCACGATCGAAGCCAAGGGCATGCCGGACCAGAGCTTCTTTGAAACCAGGCCGGAAGGCAGCACCAACGATTGA
- a CDS encoding RidA family protein: MSYEEKLKEIGVELPQAPKPVATYVSAVRAGDLLFLSGVLPMHQGQLAWSGKLGRELRVEQGAEAARTALLNALAIVKQELGSLDRIVRVVKVVGYVASADGFTDQPQVLNGASDLLVAIFGEKGRHARVAVGAMELPRGAAIEIELIIQVA, translated from the coding sequence ATGTCCTACGAAGAGAAATTGAAGGAGATCGGCGTCGAATTGCCGCAAGCTCCGAAGCCGGTCGCCACCTATGTATCGGCGGTGCGGGCGGGCGATCTGTTGTTCTTGTCCGGCGTGCTGCCGATGCACCAGGGGCAGTTGGCCTGGTCGGGAAAACTCGGTCGCGAATTGCGCGTCGAGCAGGGAGCCGAGGCGGCCAGAACGGCGCTGCTCAACGCCCTTGCGATCGTCAAGCAGGAACTCGGCTCGCTGGATCGGATCGTACGCGTCGTCAAAGTTGTGGGGTATGTCGCGTCCGCCGACGGATTTACCGATCAGCCTCAGGTGCTCAACGGCGCATCCGATCTGCTTGTGGCGATTTTTGGCGAGAAGGGGCGTCACGCCAGAGTGGCGGTCGGGGCGATGGAGTTGCCCCGCGGCGCCGCAATCGAGATCGAGCTCATTATCCAAGTGGCCTGA
- a CDS encoding phosphopentomutase: MQRVILFVLGGFGVGALPDADDYADAGTNTLAYLAEETGGVNLPTLESLGLGHLGGVRGVRVMAQPSGCFGRLAFQSTGSDSLLGNWELAGCIITEKATDYSSGYPEKLQTELEQIFGKTLGNQVAFGPALLRELATQHLSSKAPILWTDGRRTCHVAAHETVLAADHLLRLCREARRAVKEPWGIWRVVAHPMTGQPGAWRYKPGRRDFAIEPPAQTMLDVLGRANQILIGVGKVGDLFSGRGFTRTLQSASWSAAFDEVDGMLNKVPRGLIYAGLDVFDDEPAGSVTSLHEFDRRLPHVLEQLRPGDLLIVTGDHGRHPAKKHRLPTREYVPLLVTGPKLAQGVNLGVRPSAADLGQTVVEALLGEALPVGESFLDALQAG, encoded by the coding sequence ATGCAGCGCGTCATTCTGTTCGTACTCGGAGGGTTCGGAGTCGGTGCCCTGCCGGACGCCGACGACTATGCCGACGCCGGGACCAATACCTTAGCGTATCTTGCCGAGGAGACCGGCGGAGTGAACCTTCCCACGCTGGAATCGTTGGGTCTGGGCCACTTGGGCGGTGTCCGCGGTGTGCGAGTGATGGCACAACCCAGCGGCTGCTTCGGCCGACTTGCGTTCCAATCCACCGGCAGCGATTCGCTCCTGGGAAACTGGGAACTGGCCGGATGCATCATCACTGAGAAAGCGACCGACTATTCGAGCGGTTATCCCGAAAAACTTCAGACCGAGCTGGAGCAGATTTTCGGAAAAACCTTGGGCAATCAGGTTGCCTTCGGTCCTGCGCTGCTCCGGGAACTGGCCACGCAGCACCTGTCGTCGAAAGCGCCGATCCTATGGACCGATGGCCGGCGGACCTGCCATGTCGCCGCACATGAGACCGTGCTGGCGGCAGACCATCTTCTGCGATTGTGCCGAGAGGCCCGCAGGGCCGTGAAGGAGCCGTGGGGAATTTGGCGGGTTGTGGCCCATCCCATGACGGGACAACCGGGAGCCTGGCGCTACAAACCCGGCCGGCGTGATTTTGCGATTGAGCCGCCGGCTCAAACCATGTTGGACGTGCTAGGCCGTGCCAATCAGATTCTAATCGGTGTGGGAAAAGTCGGGGATCTGTTCAGCGGTAGGGGATTTACCAGGACGCTACAGTCGGCGTCGTGGAGCGCGGCATTCGACGAAGTCGACGGCATGCTCAACAAAGTGCCGCGTGGCCTGATCTATGCCGGACTGGATGTCTTTGACGACGAGCCGGCCGGGTCCGTGACATCGCTCCATGAATTCGATCGACGGCTTCCTCATGTGCTCGAGCAGCTGCGGCCGGGGGATCTTCTCATCGTGACCGGGGATCACGGACGGCATCCAGCCAAGAAACATCGTCTACCGACCAGGGAATATGTGCCGCTGCTGGTCACCGGGCCGAAGCTGGCTCAGGGAGTCAATCTCGGCGTGCGCCCGAGTGCCGCCGACCTTGGACAGACCGTCGTGGAAGCACTTCTCGGGGAGGCGTTGCCGGTAGGAGAGAGTTTCCTGGACGCGCTGCAGGCGGGATAG
- the deoC gene encoding deoxyribose-phosphate aldolase: protein MSDGSWNLPALIDHTILRPEATRHDVLRLCDEARMHGFPVIFVPPCYVGEAVEAVAGAAIRVGIPVGFPLGGHSTAAKVAEAVDGVARGATVVDMVINISRLKSGDVDAVRRDIAEVVAATVSAEHKVIIETCYLTLQEKITACRLALEARADYVKTSTGFGPAGATVADVKLMKEQVGGKARVKASGGIRNWAATRALLEAGADRIGTSAGLAIVAEWKQKRRA, encoded by the coding sequence ATGAGCGATGGATCGTGGAATCTGCCTGCGTTGATCGACCATACGATTCTGCGTCCAGAGGCGACCAGGCACGATGTGTTGCGCCTCTGCGACGAGGCCCGGATGCACGGCTTCCCGGTGATCTTCGTCCCACCGTGCTATGTCGGGGAGGCGGTGGAGGCCGTGGCCGGCGCCGCGATTCGGGTGGGCATTCCGGTCGGCTTCCCGCTCGGCGGCCACTCGACTGCGGCGAAGGTCGCGGAAGCCGTGGACGGGGTGGCGCGGGGCGCCACGGTGGTTGACATGGTCATCAACATCAGCCGTCTGAAATCGGGCGACGTTGATGCCGTCCGTCGGGATATTGCCGAGGTCGTTGCGGCGACGGTCTCCGCCGAGCACAAAGTCATCATCGAGACCTGCTACCTCACGCTGCAAGAAAAGATCACGGCCTGCCGGCTGGCCTTGGAGGCACGGGCGGACTACGTGAAAACTTCGACGGGATTTGGACCAGCCGGGGCGACCGTGGCCGACGTGAAATTGATGAAGGAGCAGGTTGGTGGGAAGGCCAGGGTCAAAGCGTCCGGCGGCATCAGAAACTGGGCCGCCACGCGGGCCTTGCTGGAGGCAGGAGCCGATCGAATCGGCACGAGCGCCGGCCTGGCGATTGTCGCGGAGTGGAAACAGAAGCGTCGCGCGTGA
- the mltG gene encoding endolytic transglycosylase MltG yields MLLLSVVVALGVAAYRVMKWAEAPVVSGQDHPSSKIVTIPDGSTFFQVATLLEQEGLIKSRPAFVLLGRSQSADRRIRAGEYELNAAMAPAEILAKLLSGQVVLHSITIPEGLTLAQMALLMEQHEVADRADFLRLARDGPFIASLGLRVDSLEGYLFPDTYKFPKAVRTKDVLTTMVEHFRQAYRPELQARADDLRMTQHEVVTLASVIEKETGADAERAEISAVFHNRLRKHIPLQSDPTVIYGLTGFDGNIRKKDLSSPSPYNTYRVVGLPPGPIASPGLRAIEAALYPSNSRALYFVSRNDGTHHFSSTLSEHNQAVEKYQKRPFRRGALPRT; encoded by the coding sequence ATGCTGCTCCTGTCCGTGGTCGTCGCGCTGGGCGTGGCCGCCTATCGCGTGATGAAATGGGCTGAAGCGCCGGTCGTTTCCGGTCAGGACCATCCCTCTTCCAAAATCGTGACGATTCCGGATGGCTCCACGTTTTTCCAAGTCGCGACCTTGCTCGAACAGGAAGGGTTGATCAAGAGCCGTCCTGCTTTTGTTCTGCTCGGACGGTCACAGTCGGCGGACCGGCGGATCCGTGCCGGGGAGTACGAGCTCAACGCGGCCATGGCGCCGGCGGAGATTCTTGCCAAGCTGCTCAGCGGTCAGGTGGTCCTGCACTCGATCACCATACCGGAAGGGCTGACCTTGGCACAGATGGCCCTGTTGATGGAGCAGCATGAGGTCGCGGACCGGGCCGACTTTCTGAGGCTGGCGCGGGATGGTCCCTTCATCGCATCGCTGGGTCTGAGGGTGGACAGCCTGGAAGGCTATCTCTTTCCGGATACGTACAAGTTTCCCAAGGCGGTCCGAACGAAGGACGTCCTCACGACCATGGTAGAGCATTTTCGACAGGCGTACCGTCCGGAGTTGCAGGCGAGGGCGGACGACCTGAGGATGACCCAACATGAGGTGGTCACGCTTGCCTCGGTCATCGAGAAAGAAACCGGGGCGGACGCGGAGCGAGCGGAGATCTCCGCGGTCTTTCACAACCGGTTGCGCAAGCACATTCCGTTGCAGAGTGATCCGACGGTCATTTACGGTTTGACCGGATTCGACGGCAATATCCGGAAGAAGGATCTCTCCAGCCCGAGCCCCTACAATACCTACAGGGTCGTGGGCTTGCCGCCAGGCCCGATCGCCAGTCCGGGTCTGAGAGCCATCGAAGCGGCGTTGTATCCCTCGAATTCACGCGCCCTGTATTTCGTGTCGCGCAACGACGGTACCCACCATTTCTCCTCGACACTCTCCGAGCATAATCAGGCGGTCGAGAAGTATCAGAAACGTCCGTTCAGACGCGGTGCGCTGCCGCGCACCTAA